One Etheostoma cragini isolate CJK2018 chromosome 6, CSU_Ecrag_1.0, whole genome shotgun sequence DNA window includes the following coding sequences:
- the pitpnc1b gene encoding cytoplasmic phosphatidylinositol transfer protein 1b isoform X3 → MISKHSCKQSGGGEGVEVIKNEPDTHPQHGQGQLTEKRIYLNSKLPSWAKAFVPRFFYLTEKAWNFYPYTITEYSISYLPKFSIRIETRFENNNGNNNNVFEDTPTPAENVIFLDILSDPIPEKHYEESEDPGRWHSSKTGRGPLDKGWRDDHKPIMCSYKRVQCSFEVYGFQTKTEEFIHKNIRDILLVGHRQAVAWTDEWHGLSLEEVREYEQAMQEKTNSKVKSNNTGSPAASRPLFSRSISVTDERSLKKMGVTTAAMSDPSLSSVPQSPMRLNSTPE, encoded by the exons ATGATCAGTAAGCACAGCTGTAAGCAGAGTGGTGGGGGAGAAGGGGTGGAGGTGATAAAGAATGAGCCAGATACTCACCCCCAGCACGGCCAGGGACAGCTGACAGAGAAGCGAATCTACCTCAACAG TAAACTGCCGTCCTGGGCGAAAGCATTTGTCCCGCGATTCTTCTACCTGACAGAAAAAGCCTGGAACTTCTACCCCTACACCatcacag AGTACTCA ATATCATACCTTCCCAAGTTCAGCATCCGCATTGAGACGAGATTTGAGAACAACAACGGCAATAACAACAAT GTGTTTGAGGACACCCCGACCCCAGCAGAGAATGTGATTTTTCTGGATATCCTGAGTGACCCCATCCCTGAAAAGCACTATGAAGAGTCAGAG GACCCGGGTCGCTGGCATTCAAGTAAAACTGGCAGAGGGCCTCTGGATAAAGGCTGGAGAGATGACCACAAGCCTATTATGTGCTCCTATAAGCGGGTGCAGTGCAGCTTCGAGGTGTACGGCTTCCAGACAAAGACTGAGGAATTCATACACAAA AACATCCGGGACATTCTTCTGGTTGGCCACAGACAAGCAGTAGCATGGACAGACGAATGGCACG GGCTGAGTTTGGAGGAGGTGAGAGAGTACGAGCAAGCAATGCAAGAGAAGACCAACAGCAAAGTTAAATCCAACAACACAG gctCACCGGCTGCCTCTCGTCCTCTGTTCTCTCGCTCCATCTCAGTGACAGACGAGCGTTCACTGAAGAAGATGGGAGTGACGACTGCGGCCATGTCTGACCCTTCACTCTCCTCTGTGCCACAAAGTCCCATGCGCCTCAACTCCACACCTGAATGA
- the pitpnc1b gene encoding cytoplasmic phosphatidylinositol transfer protein 1b isoform X1, whose translation MLLKEYRICMPLTVEEYRIGQLYMISKHSCKQSGGGEGVEVIKNEPDTHPQHGQGQLTEKRIYLNSKLPSWAKAFVPRFFYLTEKAWNFYPYTITEYSISYLPKFSIRIETRFENNNGNNNNVFEDTPTPAENVIFLDILSDPIPEKHYEESEDPGRWHSSKTGRGPLDKGWRDDHKPIMCSYKRVQCSFEVYGFQTKTEEFIHKNIRDILLVGHRQAVAWTDEWHGLSLEEVREYEQAMQEKTNSKVKSNNTGSPAASRPLFSRSISVTDERSLKKMGVTTAAMSDPSLSSVPQSPMRLNSTPE comes from the exons ATGTTGTTGAAAGAGTACCGCATCTGTATGCCCCTGACGGTGGAAGAG tatAGGATTGGGCAGCTGTACATGATCAGTAAGCACAGCTGTAAGCAGAGTGGTGGGGGAGAAGGGGTGGAGGTGATAAAGAATGAGCCAGATACTCACCCCCAGCACGGCCAGGGACAGCTGACAGAGAAGCGAATCTACCTCAACAG TAAACTGCCGTCCTGGGCGAAAGCATTTGTCCCGCGATTCTTCTACCTGACAGAAAAAGCCTGGAACTTCTACCCCTACACCatcacag AGTACTCA ATATCATACCTTCCCAAGTTCAGCATCCGCATTGAGACGAGATTTGAGAACAACAACGGCAATAACAACAAT GTGTTTGAGGACACCCCGACCCCAGCAGAGAATGTGATTTTTCTGGATATCCTGAGTGACCCCATCCCTGAAAAGCACTATGAAGAGTCAGAG GACCCGGGTCGCTGGCATTCAAGTAAAACTGGCAGAGGGCCTCTGGATAAAGGCTGGAGAGATGACCACAAGCCTATTATGTGCTCCTATAAGCGGGTGCAGTGCAGCTTCGAGGTGTACGGCTTCCAGACAAAGACTGAGGAATTCATACACAAA AACATCCGGGACATTCTTCTGGTTGGCCACAGACAAGCAGTAGCATGGACAGACGAATGGCACG GGCTGAGTTTGGAGGAGGTGAGAGAGTACGAGCAAGCAATGCAAGAGAAGACCAACAGCAAAGTTAAATCCAACAACACAG gctCACCGGCTGCCTCTCGTCCTCTGTTCTCTCGCTCCATCTCAGTGACAGACGAGCGTTCACTGAAGAAGATGGGAGTGACGACTGCGGCCATGTCTGACCCTTCACTCTCCTCTGTGCCACAAAGTCCCATGCGCCTCAACTCCACACCTGAATGA
- the pitpnc1b gene encoding cytoplasmic phosphatidylinositol transfer protein 1b isoform X2 produces MLLKEYRICMPLTVEEYRIGQLYMISKHSCKQSGGGEGVEVIKNEPDTHPQHGQGQLTEKRIYLNSKLPSWAKAFVPRFFYLTEKAWNFYPYTITEYSISYLPKFSIRIETRFENNNGNNNNVFEDTPTPAENVIFLDILSDPIPEKHYEESEDPGRWHSSKTGRGPLDKGWRDDHKPIMCSYKRVQCSFEVYGFQTKTEEFIHKNIRDILLVGHRQAVAWTDEWHGLSLEEVREYEQAMQEKTNSKVKSNTGSPAASRPLFSRSISVTDERSLKKMGVTTAAMSDPSLSSVPQSPMRLNSTPE; encoded by the exons ATGTTGTTGAAAGAGTACCGCATCTGTATGCCCCTGACGGTGGAAGAG tatAGGATTGGGCAGCTGTACATGATCAGTAAGCACAGCTGTAAGCAGAGTGGTGGGGGAGAAGGGGTGGAGGTGATAAAGAATGAGCCAGATACTCACCCCCAGCACGGCCAGGGACAGCTGACAGAGAAGCGAATCTACCTCAACAG TAAACTGCCGTCCTGGGCGAAAGCATTTGTCCCGCGATTCTTCTACCTGACAGAAAAAGCCTGGAACTTCTACCCCTACACCatcacag AGTACTCA ATATCATACCTTCCCAAGTTCAGCATCCGCATTGAGACGAGATTTGAGAACAACAACGGCAATAACAACAAT GTGTTTGAGGACACCCCGACCCCAGCAGAGAATGTGATTTTTCTGGATATCCTGAGTGACCCCATCCCTGAAAAGCACTATGAAGAGTCAGAG GACCCGGGTCGCTGGCATTCAAGTAAAACTGGCAGAGGGCCTCTGGATAAAGGCTGGAGAGATGACCACAAGCCTATTATGTGCTCCTATAAGCGGGTGCAGTGCAGCTTCGAGGTGTACGGCTTCCAGACAAAGACTGAGGAATTCATACACAAA AACATCCGGGACATTCTTCTGGTTGGCCACAGACAAGCAGTAGCATGGACAGACGAATGGCACG GGCTGAGTTTGGAGGAGGTGAGAGAGTACGAGCAAGCAATGCAAGAGAAGACCAACAGCAAAGTTAAATCCAACA caggctCACCGGCTGCCTCTCGTCCTCTGTTCTCTCGCTCCATCTCAGTGACAGACGAGCGTTCACTGAAGAAGATGGGAGTGACGACTGCGGCCATGTCTGACCCTTCACTCTCCTCTGTGCCACAAAGTCCCATGCGCCTCAACTCCACACCTGAATGA